A window of Alkalicoccobacillus plakortidis genomic DNA:
TGTTCGAAGTTGCTTTGCGTCCGATTTTTCTCCTGTTGTGATAACCGCAGCGGTAATCACGCGTTCATCACTCATCGCTAGATGAGTTTTATAGCCAAAGAAAGACGTATCGGCACTTTTGTGACCCCTTCGGGCGTCTTGATCTTTCATGGATTGGAGGCGTTCGATATCATCGTTGACGGTTTCTTCTACTAGATTCAACGGCTCCGTCACCTTTGGATAGGCATGCAGGGTCGGATGTTGTTTGATCACACTCAAGAGGGTTTGTGTGTACACGAGTTCTTCATCTAAATCATTCTGAGTTGGCTTAGCTGGAAGTTTGACTTGATGGACTCATCGACAGAATAGACTGCTTTCCTCAAGTTTTTTGATCGTTCTCGCAGAATATCGATCGGCTTTTTCTGGTTATAACGTGCCTGGGTATGAGTAGAATCACGATGATCGTTTTACTTTTAATGACGCCTTGTTCAACCGCTAGTTCGACTGTCTTTCCGATTAATAAATCAAGTACATTCAGATCCTTTAAACGCAATTTACGGAACTTCGTTAAGGAGCTTGAATCAATGACCTCTTCCTCAGGTGCCATGCCTAAGAAGTATTTATACGACATATCATATCTAGAACGCTCCACCAGATCCACATCTGATAATGGAAACATGCTTTTTAACAATAAATATTTAAACATTCGAATAGGGTCTATGGCTGAGCGACCGTGATCCACGTTATAATTCTGTACCAACTCATCATAAATAAAGGAAAAATCAATAAGATCATTCAGTTTCCGTAATGTATGATCTTTAGGAACGATGAGATCATATAGATCAGCATACGCACTGAGTTGGAGAGATTGTTGTTTTCGAATCATAGTCAGCCACCACTTTCATGTTAGATACACTTATCTTATCAAAAATGAAGAAGAATCTGAGGTAAAAAGAGAGAGGCAGACTAAAATGACGACTATACCTAAAAAAGAACGTTGCCATTTAGTTGATCAGAAGAATAGCGGAAGGAGAAACCGAAGACTCCTGCGGAACAGAACGAGTCTGAAGACATTGAAGGGGTGCCCTTCCACTTCAATGGCTGAGGCCGTTCCCGCGGAAAGCGAAGGTTTCTCCTGGAGCGGTGCCCGTGAGCTTTTTTCTAACTGACTTTTTCAGTGGCCTCGAAGTACGGGCAGGGGTGAAATAAGATTGGCGATAAGCCAAGATTAGTTCAGCGCCCGCCCCCGGAAAGCGTGCCCCAATCCCGGGAGCGTCATCGAAGCGCCTAAGTAGTCGCCATCATCCAAACTGCATTTCCTCATTAAAACTCAAAAGCTAATAAAAAAAGGCCATGGACTAAACTCCACGACCTACTCAACTAATTTTCTTAATTCAATTCTAACCGGTTCATATTACGTATAGTGAAAAAGATAATCCCAATAGCGATAAACGATAATCCGATAGGCGTATAGAATAGATTGACTAATGAAAAGTCTGAGCCAAAGGAAGAGTTTGTAAAGATGGTGATCAGCACACCTGATACAATCGTAGCGGGTGTTGAGAACTTTCGCATGCCAAAGTAAAGAGGGACAAGAGACGCACCAGGACCAGCAAGGTTAAATGCCATCATCCTCATCAATTCAGGTCTGATGAGCTGTTCACTAAACTCTAGGTTAGGTGTTAATTGAAACACCTCATTTAATCCGATAAAACTGAACACGACAAAACATGTGGATAGAATCATTGTGATTAGCGTTAAAGAAAAGATAAGGATCAGTTTTGTAGCCATTATTTTTTTTCGATCAATTGGATAGGAAAACATAACAAAGCTTGTTCGATTCTTAAATTCATCAATGATAATTTTTGATATAAGAACAGCTGCAAATACAATGAACGTTCCTCTAATAAGTAACCCACTAAACATAAAAAAATCGTTAGCTGTTCTAAAGATCGTTTCGCCTTCAAGTTTCTCTATCAATGTAAGTAGTGCGAGCATGCCTACAATAATAAGATTAGCGAGAACGGCACCTTTTATATACCAACCAATTTTGTGTTTTTTAAGTTCCAATTTCATTAAATAGTACAATCCAACCCCTCCTTTACTTATCGATTTTATTTAATCCTATTTTCCGAATGAAATAATCCTCTAATGTGGTTTGTTTTGTATTAATGGAATGAATGTCTATATCCCTAAGTATTAATGCTTTTGTTATGCTGGCATGAGGTACATCTGTTGAAAAGATTCGAATCGCCTGACCTTCAACAAGTTTAAAGTTCGTTATGTTTAACTGATCATGTAAAAGAACAGATGCTTTCTTAGGATCGTTTGTCACAAGCTCAATGTATTCCGTATTCTGTTCCTTAAGCGAATCCATGGACGTTTCTTCAATAAGCTTGCCTTGTTTAATCATACTGATCGTGTCTGCAATTTGTTCAATTTCACCAATAATATGGCTTGAGATGAAAAGCGTTATTCCATATTCTTTATTCAGCTTTTTGAACAATCTTCTCATGGATTGAATGCCTTCAGGATCGAGCCCATTAATAGGCTCATCTAATATAACGAATTCAGGTTTTGTTATGATAGCCCGTGCGACACAGAGACGCTGTCTCATTCCTAGTGAGAAGTCTTGGGGGAATTTATGTGATACATGTGTAAGTCCAACCGACTCCAAAGCATCAGAGATGGCTTGTTTGTTGTGATATCCCATATATGCACAATGCAGCTCCAGGTTTTCCCACGCAGTCATTTTCTCATAAAAAATCGGGTATTCAATCATACTTCCTATTCGTTTTAAGTAAGTAAAAGAATGTTCCTTTAAGGGTTCACCAAACATTTCGATTTCCCCATGGGATGGTTTAATTAAGTTCAAGAGCATCTTCATGATGGTTGACTTACCTGCCCCATTTGATCCGAGGAAGCCGTAGATTTCACCCTTTTTAATATTCATGGATACATTCGATACGACATCTTGTCCATTGTAGGTTTTGGTTAGATTCCTGGTTTGCACGATATAACTCATGACTTTCCTCCTTTTTCATATCTGCTTCTAGTGTAATAAGTGAACATTTCTTTTCCCTATCGTAAATCTCACAAGAACCTCAAGAAAAAAGACCTAATCTTGTTCACGCTTTAGTGTGCAAATAAAGGAGGTTTTATCAAAAGCCTTTGAATAGACGGCGATCCTTCCTTGCATCTCTTCCATTAGCTTTTTGGTGATGGTTAAACCCAATCCGCTT
This region includes:
- a CDS encoding ABC transporter permease, which codes for MYYLMKLELKKHKIGWYIKGAVLANLIIVGMLALLTLIEKLEGETIFRTANDFFMFSGLLIRGTFIVFAAVLISKIIIDEFKNRTSFVMFSYPIDRKKIMATKLILIFSLTLITMILSTCFVVFSFIGLNEVFQLTPNLEFSEQLIRPELMRMMAFNLAGPGASLVPLYFGMRKFSTPATIVSGVLITIFTNSSFGSDFSLVNLFYTPIGLSFIAIGIIFFTIRNMNRLELN
- a CDS encoding ABC transporter ATP-binding protein, coding for MSYIVQTRNLTKTYNGQDVVSNVSMNIKKGEIYGFLGSNGAGKSTIMKMLLNLIKPSHGEIEMFGEPLKEHSFTYLKRIGSMIEYPIFYEKMTAWENLELHCAYMGYHNKQAISDALESVGLTHVSHKFPQDFSLGMRQRLCVARAIITKPEFVILDEPINGLDPEGIQSMRRLFKKLNKEYGITLFISSHIIGEIEQIADTISMIKQGKLIEETSMDSLKEQNTEYIELVTNDPKKASVLLHDQLNITNFKLVEGQAIRIFSTDVPHASITKALILRDIDIHSINTKQTTLEDYFIRKIGLNKIDK